From a region of the Sporanaerobacter acetigenes DSM 13106 genome:
- the panD gene encoding aspartate 1-decarboxylase — MQITMLKSKIHRATVTDANLNYVGSITIDEKLMKEANLFENEKVQIVNINNGERFETYVIKGPSGKGDICLNGAAARLVQPKDKIIIMSYCIIDESEAKNFSPKVVFVDENNNSI; from the coding sequence ATGCAAATAACTATGTTAAAATCAAAAATTCACAGAGCAACAGTAACTGATGCAAATCTAAATTATGTAGGAAGTATAACCATAGATGAAAAGCTTATGAAAGAGGCAAATTTATTTGAAAATGAAAAAGTTCAAATAGTAAATATAAATAATGGAGAAAGATTTGAAACCTACGTAATCAAGGGCCCTTCTGGAAAAGGTGATATTTGTCTAAATGGTGCCGCTGCAAGACTTGTACAGCCAAAAGATAAAATTATCATCATGTCTTATTGCATAATTGATGAAAGTGAAGCAAAAAATTTTAGTCCTAAAGTTGTTTTTGTAGACGAAAACAATAATTCAATATAA
- the panC gene encoding pantoate--beta-alanine ligase, with protein MKVISSIEEIKKIKRYNISIGFVPTMGYLHEGHISLIKKAREENDIVITSIFVNPTQFGPNEDFEKYPRDESRDLQKCEENGCDIVFLPQVDEMYPDSFLTFVQVEELGKGLCGKSRPTHFRGVTTVLTKLFNIVKPDRAYFGQKDAQQLVIVKKMVEDLNMDVEIIGCPIVREADGLAISSRNTYLSPEERNDALFLNKSLKLAKNLIENGEKNISIIKNEMKETILSGNNNSIDYIEFVDTKTLNPVSEIKDKVLIAIAVKVGKTRLIDNIVVEL; from the coding sequence ATGAAAGTAATAAGTTCTATAGAAGAAATAAAAAAAATTAAAAGGTATAATATCTCCATAGGATTTGTGCCTACTATGGGATATCTCCATGAAGGCCATATAAGCCTTATAAAAAAAGCTAGAGAAGAAAATGACATTGTAATCACGAGCATCTTTGTCAATCCAACACAATTTGGTCCTAATGAAGATTTTGAAAAATATCCTAGAGATGAAAGTAGAGATCTTCAAAAATGTGAAGAAAATGGTTGTGATATAGTGTTCTTACCTCAAGTTGATGAGATGTATCCTGATTCTTTTCTTACCTTTGTACAAGTAGAAGAATTGGGAAAAGGACTATGTGGAAAATCTAGACCAACTCATTTTAGAGGAGTTACCACTGTTTTAACTAAGCTGTTTAATATTGTTAAGCCTGATAGAGCCTACTTTGGACAAAAAGATGCACAACAGCTAGTAATAGTAAAAAAGATGGTTGAAGATTTAAATATGGATGTAGAAATAATAGGCTGCCCTATAGTTAGAGAAGCAGATGGATTGGCCATTAGTTCAAGAAATACCTACTTAAGTCCAGAAGAAAGAAATGATGCATTATTCTTAAATAAATCACTAAAATTAGCAAAGAATTTAATTGAAAATGGTGAAAAGAATATATCTATAATAAAAAATGAAATGAAAGAGACAATACTATCAGGAAATAACAATTCTATTGACTATATTGAGTTTGTAGATACAAAAACATTGAACCCTGTTTCAGAAATTAAAGATAAAGTACTCATTGCAATAGCTGTAAAAGTTGGTAAAACTCGACTCATAGATAATATAGTTGTAGAATTGTAG
- a CDS encoding PadR family transcriptional regulator gives MKVNNELIKGSTDMLILSLLEEKTMYGYEIIKEMENRSKGVFELKEGTLYPLLHKLEDEGLLKSQWGSGDGKRKRKYYSITPKGKKVIEEKKNEWGVFAEAVKRILEVNLYGFAG, from the coding sequence GTGAAAGTTAACAATGAACTAATTAAGGGAAGTACGGATATGTTGATATTGAGCTTGTTAGAAGAAAAAACTATGTACGGATATGAAATAATAAAGGAAATGGAGAATAGGTCTAAAGGAGTTTTTGAATTAAAAGAAGGAACATTGTATCCATTACTTCACAAATTAGAAGATGAAGGTCTATTGAAATCTCAATGGGGAAGTGGAGATGGCAAAAGAAAGAGAAAATACTATAGTATTACCCCTAAAGGCAAGAAAGTCATTGAAGAAAAGAAAAATGAGTGGGGGGTATTTGCCGAAGCTGTAAAGAGAATTTTGGAGGTGAACTTGTATGGATTTGCTGGCTAA
- a CDS encoding L-cysteine desulfidase family protein — MENRYMKDLINMVKQDAVPALGCTEPVAVAYAAAASRDYITGTIDNIYIKVSKNIYKNGKSVIIPNTDEWGLDLAGALGILGGDKNDGLMVLRKIDEGTIEIAHEMLKKEKVKVDYVENVPDVFVNILVNTSKEEIEVELKNCHTHIETIKVNGKTVFEDKTDIEDKASSDFLKELSFVEIREICETIPLDELKFIEDGIEMNRNAAEKGLEYGNGMKIGKTLKKLQDEGKICRDAPTQARILTAASADMRMGGGDCPIMTSGGSGNQGLGVVLPISVVAEEKDIPKEREIRAVFLAHVINKYVKIYTGKLSAMCGCAIAAGIGAGAGITWLLGGDDAQIQGACQNMLSNLTGMICDGAKETCALKLSTSAGEAVIAAYLAMENIVVRSNTGIIGSTIEDTIKNLGILCRDGLAATDSVIIDIID; from the coding sequence TTGGAAAACAGGTATATGAAAGATTTGATAAACATGGTCAAACAAGATGCAGTTCCTGCATTGGGATGTACTGAGCCTGTAGCTGTAGCTTATGCAGCAGCAGCTTCAAGAGATTATATAACAGGAACTATAGATAATATATATATAAAGGTTAGCAAAAATATATATAAAAATGGTAAGTCTGTCATAATTCCAAATACAGATGAATGGGGACTGGATTTAGCTGGAGCATTGGGAATTTTAGGTGGAGATAAGAATGATGGTCTTATGGTTTTAAGAAAAATAGATGAAGGGACTATTGAAATAGCTCATGAAATGTTAAAAAAAGAAAAGGTAAAGGTAGATTATGTAGAAAATGTTCCAGATGTATTTGTAAATATTCTAGTCAATACTTCTAAAGAAGAAATAGAAGTGGAATTAAAGAATTGTCATACCCATATTGAAACGATCAAGGTTAATGGGAAAACTGTATTTGAAGACAAAACTGATATTGAAGACAAGGCATCATCAGATTTTTTGAAGGAATTGAGTTTTGTTGAGATTAGAGAGATATGTGAAACTATACCTTTAGATGAGCTTAAGTTTATTGAAGATGGAATCGAAATGAATAGAAATGCTGCTGAAAAGGGATTGGAATATGGGAATGGCATGAAAATAGGTAAGACCCTTAAAAAACTCCAAGATGAGGGGAAAATATGTAGGGATGCTCCAACTCAAGCAAGAATTTTGACAGCTGCTTCTGCTGATATGAGAATGGGTGGGGGAGATTGTCCTATAATGACTAGTGGGGGCAGTGGAAATCAAGGACTTGGGGTAGTACTTCCTATTTCAGTAGTTGCAGAAGAAAAGGATATCCCAAAGGAAAGAGAGATAAGAGCTGTATTTTTGGCCCATGTAATAAATAAATATGTAAAGATATATACGGGAAAATTGTCAGCTATGTGTGGCTGTGCAATTGCAGCTGGAATTGGCGCTGGTGCAGGGATTACTTGGCTTTTAGGTGGAGATGATGCCCAAATTCAAGGTGCATGTCAAAATATGTTATCTAATTTAACTGGAATGATATGTGATGGAGCTAAAGAAACTTGTGCATTAAAACTATCCACTTCTGCTGGGGAAGCTGTTATAGCGGCTTATTTAGCTATGGAGAACATTGTTGTACGTTCAAATACTGGAATCATTGGCTCTACCATAGAGGATACCATAAAAAATTTAGGTATCTTATGTAGAGATGGATTAGCTGCTACAGATTCAGTCATTATAGATATAATAGATTAA
- a CDS encoding sigma 54-interacting transcriptional regulator, with amino-acid sequence MDLFSIQKSAQEVAEAISAVLNVDVTIVDANFNRVAATGEYKNLIGEKIPKNCSFESIAKRKKPEFIDNPNISQKCMECSLKGSCAEMATIGYPIMNNGELLGVIGLIAFNMEQKKKIQKDYDSLIVFLNKLGDLLAGNLKYTKTITELTIQTEEINMIIDGLGNGIICTDNGGIIKFINSKAEDYLKIKGETLVNKSIFEIIPDLKLDFKKPSPIEVKVTVNNKRKSFIIKTIPVMIEDKNVSNIIEIHKTSHMIRNAYKLIEGQNSITFEHIIGNSPKIMEVKDISKKVAPSKSSVLLRGESGTGKELFARAIHNSSDRVNCPFVAINCASIPDNLLESELFGYEGGAFTGARKEGQMGKFELANGGTLFLDEIGDLPIHLQPKLLRVLQEEAFMRVGGKELIPVDFRLIAATNRNLEEMALDGEFREDLYYRLNVIPIHIPPLRERIEDIEILSEYELEKYCNKLGINSKYFSREVQEAFNKYNWPGNVRELENAVEYLVNVVKGEEINFENLPYTIKKYFLDNKDKTNKSGKLKDIIEDYEKEILKSYLKTYGDTTEDKGKIASILGINLSTLYRKLAKYNLQ; translated from the coding sequence ATGGATTTGTTTAGTATTCAAAAATCAGCCCAAGAAGTAGCAGAGGCTATTTCTGCTGTGTTGAATGTAGATGTAACTATTGTAGATGCAAATTTTAATAGGGTAGCAGCTACAGGAGAATACAAAAATTTAATAGGCGAAAAGATACCTAAAAATTGTTCCTTTGAATCAATAGCAAAAAGAAAAAAACCAGAGTTTATAGACAATCCAAATATAAGTCAAAAATGCATGGAATGTAGTCTAAAGGGAAGTTGTGCTGAAATGGCAACTATAGGTTATCCTATAATGAATAATGGAGAACTATTAGGTGTCATAGGGCTTATAGCTTTCAATATGGAACAAAAAAAGAAAATCCAAAAAGATTATGATTCCTTGATAGTTTTTTTAAATAAATTGGGAGATTTGTTGGCTGGAAATTTAAAATATACAAAAACTATAACTGAACTTACAATACAAACTGAAGAAATCAATATGATAATAGATGGTTTAGGCAATGGCATTATATGCACGGACAATGGAGGAATCATAAAGTTTATCAATTCTAAGGCTGAAGATTATCTAAAGATAAAGGGTGAGACTCTAGTCAATAAATCTATATTTGAGATAATCCCAGATTTAAAATTAGATTTTAAAAAACCAAGTCCTATTGAAGTAAAAGTGACTGTGAATAATAAAAGAAAAAGCTTTATCATAAAGACAATTCCAGTTATGATAGAAGATAAAAATGTAAGCAATATAATTGAGATCCACAAGACCTCACATATGATAAGAAATGCATATAAGCTTATAGAAGGGCAAAATAGCATTACATTTGAGCATATAATAGGTAATAGCCCTAAAATAATGGAAGTAAAAGATATATCTAAAAAAGTTGCACCCAGTAAATCTAGTGTACTACTTAGGGGTGAAAGCGGAACAGGAAAAGAACTGTTTGCAAGAGCAATTCACAATTCAAGTGACAGAGTGAATTGTCCTTTTGTAGCTATAAATTGTGCTTCAATACCAGACAATCTATTGGAAAGCGAATTATTTGGATATGAAGGAGGAGCATTCACAGGAGCTAGAAAAGAAGGGCAAATGGGGAAATTTGAATTGGCCAACGGAGGCACTTTGTTTTTAGACGAAATAGGAGATTTACCTATACATTTGCAGCCTAAACTCTTGAGGGTTCTTCAAGAAGAAGCTTTTATGAGAGTTGGAGGAAAAGAATTGATTCCTGTTGATTTTAGACTCATAGCTGCTACCAATAGGAATTTAGAAGAGATGGCATTGGATGGAGAATTCAGAGAAGATTTATATTATAGATTGAATGTGATACCTATTCATATACCTCCTCTGAGAGAAAGAATAGAAGATATAGAAATATTGAGTGAATATGAACTTGAAAAATATTGCAATAAACTAGGTATAAATTCGAAATATTTTTCTAGAGAAGTACAAGAGGCCTTCAATAAATACAATTGGCCTGGAAATGTAAGAGAATTAGAAAATGCAGTTGAATATTTAGTAAATGTAGTTAAAGGCGAAGAAATAAATTTTGAAAACTTACCTTATACTATTAAGAAATATTTTTTAGATAATAAAGATAAGACAAATAAAAGTGGAAAATTGAAAGATATAATAGAGGATTATGAAAAAGAAATTTTAAAATCTTATCTAAAAACCTATGGAGATACTACTGAAGATAAGGGGAAAATTGCTTCAATATTGGGAATAAATTTATCTACACTATATAGAAAATTGGCTAAATATAATTTGCAATAA
- a CDS encoding Rossmann-like and DUF2520 domain-containing protein produces MVQGVKKMNIGFIGAGKVGCSFGHYLKQQDLPIVGYYSRSKSSSFYAANLTRSSPLNFDELVKKSDYIFITTPDDVISNIWNQMLKYDLEGKFIFHMSGCLSSSVFTGYKDKNAHCYSLHPLYSFAGKNSSNLKNTIFSIEGENIEKIKPLLQKANINYFVIEEENKPLYHASAVFVSNYIVSLAKIAENLLIKCGLNKSQCVNGIYPLMESTINNIKESGIDNSLTGPIVRGDIHTVEKHLDNLDEYYEIYKSLGTIALEIAKVQKNLSNDTICELQKILRGDCNEKDYIDI; encoded by the coding sequence ATGGTACAAGGAGTGAAAAAAATGAATATAGGTTTTATAGGTGCCGGAAAGGTTGGCTGTTCCTTCGGACACTACCTCAAACAGCAGGATTTACCTATTGTTGGCTACTATAGCCGAAGTAAATCTTCATCTTTTTATGCCGCAAACCTAACTAGAAGCTCACCTCTTAACTTTGATGAGCTAGTTAAAAAATCTGATTATATCTTTATAACAACACCAGATGATGTGATCAGCAACATATGGAATCAAATGCTTAAATATGATTTAGAAGGCAAATTCATATTCCATATGAGTGGCTGTCTATCTTCTAGTGTATTTACTGGTTATAAAGATAAAAATGCACACTGCTATTCCCTTCATCCATTATATTCTTTCGCAGGGAAAAATTCATCAAACTTAAAAAATACCATTTTTTCAATAGAAGGTGAAAATATTGAAAAAATAAAACCACTTCTTCAAAAAGCTAATATAAATTATTTTGTAATTGAAGAAGAAAACAAACCACTATACCATGCATCAGCAGTATTTGTTTCTAACTATATAGTTTCATTGGCAAAGATTGCAGAAAATTTGCTCATTAAATGTGGACTGAATAAATCTCAATGTGTGAATGGAATATATCCTCTAATGGAAAGCACAATAAATAATATAAAAGAAAGCGGAATTGATAATTCACTAACAGGTCCAATAGTACGAGGAGATATACACACTGTTGAAAAACATTTAGATAATCTTGATGAATATTATGAAATATATAAAAGTTTGGGGACAATAGCATTGGAAATTGCAAAAGTGCAAAAAAACTTATCAAATGATACTATTTGTGAATTGCAAAAAATACTAAGAGGTGATTGTAATGAAAAAGACTATATCGACATTTAA
- the panB gene encoding 3-methyl-2-oxobutanoate hydroxymethyltransferase → MKKTISTFKDAKNNNEKLSMITSYDYSMAKLVDEAGIDGILVGDSLGMVTLGYENTLAVTIDDMIHHTKAVSRGAKNALIVADMPFLSYHISIEESIKNAGRLIKEGNAHCVKLEGGIEIIDKVEAIIKAQIPVMGHIGLTPQSINMFGGFKVQGKTINQIQKLIDDAKALEEAGVFAIVLECIPEKIAKIITESISIPTIGIGAGKYCDGQILVVNDMLGMYSDFTPKFVKQYKNLKEDINEAINDYITDVKKGDFPEEKHSFKIDEKILDELNK, encoded by the coding sequence ATGAAAAAGACTATATCGACATTTAAAGATGCTAAAAATAATAATGAAAAATTATCAATGATAACTTCATATGACTATTCTATGGCAAAATTAGTTGATGAAGCAGGAATAGATGGTATATTGGTTGGAGACTCTCTAGGGATGGTAACATTAGGCTATGAAAATACTCTAGCTGTTACAATAGATGATATGATTCATCATACAAAGGCAGTAAGCAGAGGTGCTAAAAACGCTTTAATCGTTGCAGACATGCCCTTTTTGTCCTACCACATAAGTATAGAAGAAAGTATCAAAAATGCTGGCAGATTGATTAAAGAAGGAAATGCACATTGTGTTAAATTAGAAGGTGGAATTGAAATTATAGACAAAGTAGAAGCAATAATAAAAGCACAAATACCTGTAATGGGACATATTGGTTTAACACCTCAATCTATTAATATGTTTGGCGGTTTTAAGGTACAAGGAAAGACTATAAATCAAATACAAAAGCTAATTGATGATGCTAAAGCTTTAGAAGAAGCAGGAGTATTTGCAATAGTTTTAGAATGCATACCTGAAAAAATAGCAAAGATAATCACTGAAAGTATATCAATACCTACTATTGGAATAGGTGCTGGAAAGTACTGTGATGGTCAAATATTGGTCGTAAATGATATGTTAGGGATGTACTCTGACTTCACTCCCAAGTTTGTAAAACAATATAAAAATTTAAAAGAAGATATAAATGAAGCAATTAATGATTATATAACTGATGTAAAAAAGGGTGATTTTCCAGAAGAAAAACACAGCTTTAAAATAGATGAAAAGATATTAGATGAATTAAATAAATAG